One part of the Gossypium raimondii isolate GPD5lz chromosome 1, ASM2569854v1, whole genome shotgun sequence genome encodes these proteins:
- the LOC105785695 gene encoding MLP-like protein 43, which produces MASSDLIGKLETDVEIDISPEKFHHMWCHRPHHVHHTSSEKVQGCDLHEGEFGTPGVVICWRYVHDGKAKTAKQVVEVMDHEKKSITFKMLEGDLMEEYKSFVITIQTSPKSDGKGSIVHWTLDYEKLHEGIGHPESLLQFFIELTADMAAHLRKET; this is translated from the exons ATGGCGTCCTCGGATCTTATTGGCAAGCTTGAGACTGATGTCGAAATCGATATTTCTCCCGAAAAGTTCCACCATATGTGGTGCCACAGGCCGCACCATGTCCACCACACTAGCTCCGAAAAAGTACAAGGATGCGATTTACATGAAGGTGAATTTGGAACTCCCGGCGTCGTTATCTGCTGGAGATATGTGCATG ATGGAAAGGCTAAAACTGCAAAGCAGGTAGTTGAAGTTATGGACCATGAGAAAAAGTCAATAACTTTCAAAATGCTTGAAGGAGATCTGATGGAGGAATACAAAAGCTTCGTGATTACAATCCAAACTTCCCCCAAGAGCGACGGTAAAGGCAGTATAGTGCACTGGACTCTGGATTATGAAAAGCTGCACGAGGGTATTGGACATCCTGAGTCTCTGCTCCAGTTCTTTATCGAACTCACCGCCGACATGGCTGCTCATCTCCGCAAGGAAACTTAA